In Sulfolobales archaeon, a genomic segment contains:
- a CDS encoding nucleotidyltransferase domain-containing protein — MSVSGRDLREWLTRICNRLLEYDPEIVEVIQFGSSVYASEHARDVDLLVITKNPKDYEVYLDAVEEVSPPFNVDIFVIEVGRKLRDDFIRGVLGAFNILYGDGKHLLEYARMLGDPTFDEAKATLRVAKRIFNLAKETSETLDRDRLFREAFDSLFHAARIAVMTYLSTEVSRWGLLRRMLPEPYNKQFKELIDILHIKYFYHGEYPREDVEEEFNKWFNEVERFVEALEKETKNK, encoded by the coding sequence ATGAGTGTATCGGGTAGAGATCTTAGGGAATGGCTGACGAGGATATGTAATAGGCTTCTTGAGTATGATCCTGAGATAGTTGAGGTCATCCAGTTCGGTTCTTCTGTTTATGCTTCTGAGCATGCTAGAGATGTTGATCTGCTTGTTATTACTAAAAATCCTAAAGACTATGAGGTTTATCTAGACGCTGTTGAGGAGGTATCACCACCATTTAATGTAGATATATTTGTTATTGAGGTTGGCAGGAAGCTTAGAGATGATTTTATAAGAGGAGTCCTGGGGGCGTTCAACATACTCTACGGCGATGGGAAACACCTGCTAGAGTATGCCAGGATGCTTGGAGATCCAACATTTGATGAAGCCAAGGCAACGCTGAGAGTAGCTAAGAGAATATTTAATCTCGCTAAAGAGACTTCAGAGACTCTAGATAGAGACAGGTTATTCAGAGAAGCATTCGATTCATTATTCCATGCCGCGAGAATAGCCGTGATGACCTATCTATCGACAGAGGTCTCTAGATGGGGATTGCTAAGGAGAATGCTTCCAGAACCATATAACAAGCAATTCAAAGAACTCATAGATATTCTACATATAAAATACTTCTATCATGGAGAATATCCTAGAGAAGACGTAGAAGAGGAGTTTAATAAATGGTTTAACGAGGTCGAGAGATTTGTAGAAGCTTTAGAGAAAGAGACAAAGAATAAATAG